From a single Gimesia fumaroli genomic region:
- the rplL gene encoding 50S ribosomal protein L7/L12, whose product MATAEATTEFGEETKELGDKIAGLTLLQAKELAEYLDEVHGIKAAAGGAVMMAAGPGGGDGGGEAAAEQTEFDVILTGFGDSKIPVIKVVRGATGLGLKEAKDLVEGAPKPLKEGISKEDAEALAKEVEEAGGSAEVK is encoded by the coding sequence ATGGCGACAGCCGAAGCAACAACTGAATTTGGTGAAGAGACCAAAGAACTGGGCGACAAAATTGCTGGATTGACTTTGCTCCAGGCTAAAGAATTGGCTGAATACCTTGACGAAGTCCATGGTATCAAGGCTGCCGCTGGTGGCGCTGTCATGATGGCTGCTGGTCCTGGTGGTGGCGATGGTGGTGGAGAAGCTGCTGCAGAGCAGACCGAATTTGATGTCATTCTGACCGGATTCGGCGACAGCAAGATTCCTGTGATTAAAGTCGTTCGTGGCGCCACAGGTCTTGGTCTGAAAGAAGCAAAAGATCTGGTTGAAGGTGCTCCTAAACCGCTGAAAGAAGGTATCTCGAAAGAAGATGCTGAAGCACTGGCTAAAGAAGTTGAAGAAGCAGGTGGTTCTGCTGAAGTGAAGTAA
- the rplJ gene encoding 50S ribosomal protein L10 codes for MSKFVKELIISEIESQIGEVRDFVVVDSAKLDAITDNGFRIKLQEKGISTLTVKNSLARRAFANAGVEGLEEVLKGPSTLVWGGEDIVALSKEMSKWASDIENLAIKGGSTEGTALTSDDVTKLSKSPGRMELIGEIVSRILGPGAQLAGAIKGPGGTLAGQIKTISEGDES; via the coding sequence ATGAGTAAATTTGTAAAAGAACTGATCATCTCGGAGATCGAATCCCAGATTGGCGAAGTTCGAGATTTCGTTGTTGTGGATTCTGCAAAACTGGATGCGATTACCGATAACGGCTTTCGTATTAAGCTGCAGGAAAAGGGGATTTCGACTCTGACGGTGAAGAATTCTCTGGCCCGTCGTGCTTTTGCCAATGCTGGCGTAGAAGGTCTGGAAGAGGTCTTGAAGGGGCCTTCGACACTCGTGTGGGGTGGTGAGGATATTGTCGCTCTCTCCAAAGAGATGTCGAAATGGGCTTCGGATATCGAAAATCTGGCAATCAAAGGTGGTTCAACAGAAGGAACTGCACTTACGTCAGATGATGTGACAAAACTAAGTAAGAGCCCTGGTCGAATGGAATTGATTGGCGAAATTGTCTCCCGGATCCTCGGACCTGGTGCACAATTAGCAGGGGCAATCAAAGGTCCCGGCGGGACACTTGCCGGGCAGATTAAGACAATCTCTGAAGGGGATGAGTCATAA
- the rplA gene encoding 50S ribosomal protein L1, with protein sequence MGKQSKRTKFYNEKLAGLSSASLEEAVGALKSLEADLPAAIKPVKMDQTVELAVRLGVDPRQADQLVRGSINLPHGIGKTQRVVVFAQGASLEAAEAAGADAAGGKDLADKVKGGWLDFDVAIATPDMMGVVGPLGRVLGPRGLMPSPRAGTVTQDVAGAVKDYKAGKVEFRVDAGGNVHCRVGKLSFEAGQLVENIEAMLKYLESLRPSSVKGAYVRNIAISSTMSPGIGIAL encoded by the coding sequence ATGGGAAAACAATCCAAGCGAACCAAGTTTTACAATGAAAAGCTGGCTGGGCTCAGTTCTGCAAGTCTGGAAGAGGCTGTAGGGGCGTTGAAGTCTCTGGAGGCCGACCTGCCTGCTGCTATTAAGCCGGTTAAGATGGACCAGACTGTTGAGTTGGCTGTGCGACTGGGAGTGGATCCTCGCCAGGCGGATCAGTTGGTCCGTGGTTCAATCAATCTGCCGCACGGGATTGGCAAAACACAGCGTGTTGTTGTGTTTGCCCAAGGGGCAAGCTTGGAAGCAGCCGAAGCAGCTGGTGCTGATGCCGCGGGTGGAAAAGATCTGGCAGATAAGGTCAAAGGTGGCTGGCTTGATTTCGATGTCGCGATTGCAACGCCAGACATGATGGGTGTGGTTGGTCCATTAGGTCGTGTTCTGGGGCCGCGAGGTTTGATGCCATCGCCGCGTGCTGGAACTGTGACACAAGATGTAGCAGGTGCTGTGAAAGATTATAAGGCTGGTAAGGTTGAGTTTCGAGTTGACGCCGGCGGCAATGTGCACTGCCGTGTTGGAAAGCTCTCGTTCGAAGCCGGTCAGCTGGTAGAAAATATCGAGGCGATGTTAAAGTATCTGGAATCGTTGCGTCCTTCTTCTGTGAAAGGCGCTTATGTGCGAAATATTGCAATTTCGTCAACGATGAGCCCCGGAATCGGAATCGCACTTTAA
- the rplK gene encoding 50S ribosomal protein L11, giving the protein MAKQLVAEVKVQIPGGQATPAPPVGTALGPHGVNIGQFVQQFNDRTKDMAGTTVPVVISVFNDRSFDFILKSPPAAVLLKQAAQIAKGSGNPKKNKVGKVTVDQLKEIAKTKFEDLNAPDLDQAAKIIAGTARSMGLEVEK; this is encoded by the coding sequence ATGGCTAAGCAGCTTGTTGCAGAAGTTAAGGTTCAGATTCCCGGTGGTCAGGCAACTCCCGCTCCTCCTGTAGGTACGGCACTTGGTCCACACGGCGTGAATATCGGTCAGTTTGTACAGCAGTTTAATGATCGTACAAAAGATATGGCTGGCACGACTGTTCCAGTTGTGATCAGCGTTTTCAATGATCGCTCTTTTGATTTTATTCTGAAGAGTCCTCCCGCTGCTGTTCTGTTGAAGCAGGCAGCTCAGATTGCGAAAGGGTCAGGGAATCCCAAGAAGAATAAAGTAGGGAAAGTGACCGTTGATCAATTGAAAGAAATTGCCAAGACCAAGTTTGAAGATCTGAATGCTCCTGATCTTGACCAGGCTGCCAAGATTATTGCCGGTACCGCTCGCAGCATGGGTCTCGAAGTCGAAAAATAA
- the rpoB gene encoding DNA-directed RNA polymerase subunit beta, whose protein sequence is MPIPAQRTIPTQSVKNFGKIEHSFDLSDLTQIQTDSYASFLQADKSPRERKNQGLEEILREVFPIESYQGQYQLEYVKYELGKPRYTPTECRQLRMTYGRPFRVWLRLVKEQPIEEEVYLGDLPVMIGGGEFIINGAERCIVSQLHRSPGVDFVLSSEPGEKKEYSCRVIPERGSWIELVVGKKDTLGVRIDQSGKFSAMTLLRAMSKDYSSDTDLVKLFYETKSEKITAATALEKLIGKIVAEDIVYPAGHDRCGEVILDCCGTITEELVDEIVDTGLKKVEIVAEVNDLLVLQSIAEDPTATHEEALLRIYSRLRPGNPPQLERAVDLFKEKFFDVNRYRLGRVGRFRINRKFKQDVPDTEMTLRPEDFINSIRYLVRLRIGDGSAYVDDIDNLGNRRLRTIDELASDEIRKGFLKLRRTVQERMTQKDVEEMSPRTLINPKSVSAAIDFFFGRSELSQVVDQTNPLSMLTHERRLSALGPGGLNRKRAGFEVRDVHISHYGRICPIETPEGTNIGLISSLSIFSKVDDYGFLVTPYRQVKNGKLTDEVHWMRADEEAEVHVAPADTPVENGKFIEDRVMARFRDDVVWIAGGDVDYIDVDPAQMVGISAGLIPFLEHDDANRALMGSNMQRQAVPLLIAEPPLVGTGMEVAVAQNSGMVVRAEKAGKVTYVDGNVVEVNGKKYRLRKYEGLNERTCLNQTPAVSVGDTVKKGQILCNSAAASDGLLALGRNVLVGFMSWDGYNFEDAIILSERLVKEDVYTSIHIDEFDVEIRETKLGREEFTRDIPNVSEKALRHIGEDGIIKVGTRVRQGDILVGKVSPKAKAELTPEEKLLHAIFGRAGEDVKNESLEASSGVEGIVIHTEKFARRMSLTDYERKQYDEELKQVEEKGDQEIASEFREFLKTFEGALGQPLVDDDGRKIRDITEDKFISQYAHDFLSHLDDLDIRSPQKKADCRAVIDDLWSNVEDVIDTCDQRVNSMKRGEELPNGVLQMVKVYVASKRQISVGDKMAGRHGNKGVISKVLPIEDMPFTEDGTPIDIMLNPLGVPSRMNVGQILETHLGWAAEKHGFRAVCPVFDGAMESLIHEYLDSAGLPKDGKAQLFDGRTGEAYEQKTTVGQIYMLKLHHLVDDKVHARSTGPYSLITQQPLGGKARFGGQRFGEMEVWALEAYGAAYILQELLTVKSDDVEGRTKIYESMVNGENTLEAGTPASFDVLNNEIRGLGLNLQLEKNPA, encoded by the coding sequence ATGCCGATTCCAGCACAGCGAACGATCCCCACTCAATCCGTCAAAAATTTTGGTAAGATTGAACACAGTTTTGACCTGTCTGATTTAACGCAGATTCAGACAGATTCCTATGCCAGTTTTCTTCAGGCTGATAAATCGCCTCGTGAGCGAAAGAATCAAGGGCTTGAGGAAATCTTGCGCGAAGTATTTCCCATTGAAAGTTATCAGGGGCAGTACCAGTTAGAGTACGTCAAGTATGAGTTGGGAAAACCTCGCTATACCCCAACAGAATGTCGTCAGTTGCGGATGACCTACGGTCGCCCTTTCCGCGTCTGGTTGCGTCTTGTGAAAGAGCAGCCGATTGAAGAGGAAGTTTATCTCGGCGACTTGCCCGTGATGATTGGTGGTGGTGAATTTATCATCAATGGTGCCGAACGCTGTATTGTCAGTCAGTTGCACCGTTCTCCCGGCGTCGACTTTGTACTCAGTTCCGAGCCTGGTGAGAAGAAGGAATATTCCTGCCGCGTAATTCCGGAACGGGGAAGCTGGATCGAACTGGTAGTCGGTAAAAAAGATACTCTGGGTGTGAGAATTGACCAGAGTGGTAAGTTTTCGGCAATGACACTTTTACGTGCCATGTCAAAAGATTACTCATCAGATACCGATCTGGTCAAACTTTTTTACGAAACCAAGTCGGAAAAAATTACCGCTGCAACTGCTTTGGAAAAGCTGATCGGCAAAATTGTCGCTGAAGACATCGTGTATCCAGCCGGACATGATCGTTGTGGCGAAGTGATTCTGGATTGTTGTGGAACGATTACCGAAGAGTTGGTTGACGAAATTGTTGACACCGGTTTGAAAAAAGTGGAAATCGTTGCGGAAGTCAACGACCTGCTGGTTCTGCAAAGTATCGCCGAAGATCCTACCGCAACTCACGAAGAAGCATTGTTGCGAATTTATTCACGTCTGCGTCCGGGGAATCCGCCGCAGTTGGAACGAGCCGTTGATCTGTTCAAGGAAAAATTCTTTGACGTCAATCGTTATCGGTTGGGTCGCGTGGGGCGTTTCCGTATCAATCGTAAATTCAAACAGGATGTGCCCGATACGGAAATGACGCTACGTCCGGAAGACTTTATCAACTCCATTCGTTACCTGGTCCGTTTGCGAATTGGTGATGGATCTGCTTATGTAGACGATATCGATAACCTTGGTAACCGACGTCTGCGTACAATTGATGAGTTGGCTTCCGATGAAATTCGTAAAGGATTTCTCAAGCTGCGTCGAACTGTGCAGGAGCGTATGACACAAAAAGATGTCGAAGAGATGTCGCCTCGTACGCTGATCAACCCCAAGAGTGTATCGGCGGCAATTGACTTCTTCTTTGGTCGTAGCGAACTGTCACAGGTGGTCGACCAGACGAATCCACTTTCGATGTTAACTCACGAACGTCGTTTGAGTGCCTTAGGTCCTGGCGGTTTGAACCGGAAACGTGCCGGCTTTGAAGTCCGCGACGTACATATTTCTCACTACGGACGAATTTGCCCGATTGAAACACCGGAAGGTACCAACATTGGTTTGATTTCCAGCTTGAGTATTTTCTCTAAGGTAGACGATTACGGCTTTTTGGTGACGCCTTATCGTCAAGTAAAAAATGGAAAACTGACGGACGAAGTGCATTGGATGCGGGCTGATGAAGAGGCAGAAGTCCATGTGGCTCCTGCTGACACGCCCGTTGAAAATGGTAAATTTATTGAAGATCGTGTGATGGCACGCTTCCGTGACGATGTGGTCTGGATTGCTGGCGGCGACGTCGATTACATCGATGTCGACCCCGCGCAGATGGTGGGGATTTCTGCTGGACTGATTCCCTTCCTGGAACACGACGATGCGAACCGGGCTTTGATGGGGTCGAACATGCAGCGACAGGCTGTGCCTCTATTGATCGCAGAACCGCCGCTGGTGGGTACCGGTATGGAAGTCGCTGTGGCTCAGAACTCGGGTATGGTTGTGCGGGCTGAGAAGGCCGGTAAGGTGACTTACGTTGATGGAAATGTTGTCGAAGTTAATGGTAAAAAATATCGTCTGCGAAAGTATGAAGGCCTCAACGAGCGTACCTGCTTGAATCAGACTCCTGCCGTCAGTGTAGGAGATACAGTCAAGAAAGGTCAGATCCTTTGTAACAGTGCTGCTGCATCAGACGGATTACTGGCACTTGGTCGTAACGTGCTGGTAGGCTTCATGTCTTGGGACGGTTACAACTTTGAAGACGCGATCATTCTGTCAGAGCGTCTGGTGAAGGAAGATGTATATACTTCGATTCACATTGATGAGTTTGATGTTGAAATTCGTGAAACAAAACTGGGGCGTGAAGAGTTCACGCGTGATATTCCTAACGTTAGCGAAAAAGCGTTGCGTCACATCGGCGAAGACGGAATTATCAAAGTAGGAACTCGTGTTCGCCAGGGTGATATTCTGGTCGGGAAAGTTTCGCCGAAAGCCAAAGCTGAGCTGACTCCAGAGGAAAAGCTGCTGCATGCGATCTTTGGTCGTGCCGGCGAGGATGTCAAAAACGAATCGTTAGAGGCCTCCAGTGGTGTAGAAGGAATCGTGATTCACACCGAAAAATTTGCCCGCCGCATGAGTTTGACTGACTACGAGCGCAAGCAGTACGACGAAGAACTCAAGCAGGTTGAGGAAAAAGGTGACCAGGAAATCGCTTCTGAGTTCCGTGAGTTCCTGAAGACATTTGAAGGTGCATTAGGACAGCCTCTGGTTGACGATGATGGTCGTAAGATTCGTGATATTACTGAAGACAAATTCATTTCTCAGTATGCTCATGATTTTCTGTCACATCTGGATGACTTGGATATTCGCAGCCCGCAGAAGAAGGCAGACTGTCGTGCGGTCATCGACGATCTCTGGTCCAATGTGGAAGATGTGATTGATACCTGTGACCAGCGTGTCAATAGTATGAAACGCGGCGAAGAATTGCCAAACGGCGTGCTGCAGATGGTTAAAGTCTATGTGGCATCGAAGCGTCAGATTTCCGTGGGTGACAAAATGGCTGGTCGTCACGGGAATAAGGGGGTGATTTCCAAGGTTCTACCGATTGAAGATATGCCTTTTACGGAAGATGGAACTCCGATCGACATCATGTTGAATCCGCTGGGGGTTCCGAGTCGTATGAATGTGGGACAGATTCTGGAGACCCACCTTGGCTGGGCTGCCGAAAAGCATGGTTTCCGTGCTGTTTGTCCGGTATTTGACGGTGCAATGGAATCACTGATTCACGAGTATCTGGACTCAGCCGGTTTGCCTAAGGATGGTAAAGCGCAGTTGTTTGATGGTCGTACGGGTGAAGCATACGAACAGAAAACAACAGTGGGTCAGATTTACATGCTGAAGCTGCATCACCTTGTGGATGACAAAGTGCATGCCCGTTCGACAGGTCCTTACTCTCTGATTACTCAGCAGCCGTTGGGTGGTAAAGCCCGGTTCGGTGGTCAGCGATTCGGGGAAATGGAAGTCTGGGCACTGGAAGCTTATGGAGCTGCTTATATTCTGCAGGAACTGCTGACAGTGAAGAGTGATGATGTCGAAGGCCGTACCAAGATTTATGAATCGATGGTCAACGGTGAAAATACATTAGAGGCCGGTACGCCAGCTAGCTTTGACGTGCTGAACAACGAAATTCGTGGACTTGGTTTGAATCTACAGCTGGAAAAAAATCCCGCTTGA
- the rpoC gene encoding DNA-directed RNA polymerase subunit beta', translating to MSVAQTAYERINDYGSVKIGLASPHDIRSWSFGEVKKPETINYRTYRPERDGLFCERIFGPEKDWECACGKYRGMKYKGMICDRCGVKVTHSRVRRKRMGHIELAAPIVHIWFFKSMPSRLGALLNMKTTALEKVVYFQDYVVTDPGDTPLEMCQTMTEEEARQNQAKYGPGSFEIEMGAEAIKKLLMSLNLVEISEQLRKELFETASQQKRKDYIKRLKIVESLRDSDNRPEWMVLEVIPVIPPDLRPLVLLDSGNFATSDLNDLYRRIINRNNRLKKLVDLNAPEVIVRNEKRMLQQSVDALFDNNRCKRPVLGSSNRPLKSLTDMIKGKQGRFRENLLGKRVDYSARSVIVVGPELKLHQCGLPKKIALELFQPFIIRRLKDSGHADTIKSAKRMLERKDEDVWDILDEVIQNHPVLLNRAPTLHRMGIQAFEPTLVEGNAIRVHPLVCGGFNADFDGDQMAVHLPLSIEAQVEATTLMLATNNIFSPSDGAPIIRPSQDIVMGCYYLTLKKTERMGEGMVFSGVDEVHAAFQQRKLDRHAIVKVRMPSDKRIKGDGADDFKMGGLIETTVGRVIFNDILPKKMAFYNLTMKGRDLSNVISDCYLELGRRETINLLDKMKETGFRESTASGLSFATSDLKTAPNKAKVIGDSEKTVLQKTKLYERGLITSEERYNEVLDTWTKARELITTSMMHELENDYRDEGKYVNPIYLMSNSGARGGIEQMRQLGGMRGLMAKPSGEIIETPIKANFREGLTVLEYFSSTHGARKGLADTALKTADSGYLTRKLADICQNVVVTEHDCGTAQGMTRGVVYRGEKVEMSLTDAIRGRVSRTNIVDPITDEVIVRENELITVEIARRIEAMGLEKIQVRSPMTCESSLGICRLCYGMDLSTGSLVEEGLAVGIIAAQSVGEPGTQLTMRTFHIGGTASHEVEEHEIKTRRAGKATFARIRSVVNNEGFSVVLTRNGEVVINDPKGRELERYTIPNGATLMVNEGDELEEGQVICQWDPHSISILAEVGGRVRFEECVEGKTIRTDKDPSGHIRRSIIEHKGELHPQIIIEDGTGKILDFYYLPEKASIEVEEGQQITAGTVVAKNPRESSGTQDITGGLPRVTELFEARRPKDPSVLAEIDGEVEFVPEKKRGKRIVIVRGEDGTEVEHVIPHGKHLLVHAGDLVKAGDALVRGPLVPHDILRVSGTEAVQQYLLHEIQSVYRAQRVTIDDKHLEIIISRMLSKVMVEDVGDTNLLPGIVLDKLTFQKINEETIACVKVVDSGDTDFQPGDLVPLGTIEEVNAQVELAGQAPASFTKPKPASASSQLLGITKASVQSESFISAASFQETTKVLTEAALAGRVDYLVGLKENVILGHLVPAGTGFYQHQTAEVRIRPEALEELKAEKERILAARMSLLNEVQPDKPVPLGGGQEAEEYGQGGADSSMENAPPSPNPFDE from the coding sequence GTGAGTGTTGCACAGACAGCTTACGAGCGAATTAACGATTACGGTTCCGTAAAAATTGGTTTGGCCAGTCCACACGATATTCGGAGCTGGTCATTCGGCGAAGTGAAGAAGCCGGAAACGATTAATTATCGAACCTACCGTCCCGAACGTGATGGCTTGTTCTGCGAGCGAATTTTCGGTCCTGAAAAGGACTGGGAGTGTGCCTGTGGTAAATACCGAGGCATGAAATATAAAGGCATGATCTGCGACCGTTGTGGTGTCAAGGTGACACATAGTCGCGTTCGAAGAAAGCGGATGGGGCACATTGAACTGGCTGCCCCGATTGTGCATATCTGGTTCTTCAAATCGATGCCCAGCCGCCTGGGTGCGTTGCTGAATATGAAAACCACCGCTCTCGAAAAAGTGGTTTACTTTCAGGACTATGTCGTGACAGATCCCGGCGATACGCCGCTGGAGATGTGCCAGACGATGACGGAAGAAGAAGCACGCCAGAATCAGGCGAAGTATGGTCCAGGTTCGTTTGAGATTGAGATGGGAGCAGAAGCCATTAAGAAGCTTCTGATGAGTCTGAATCTTGTCGAGATCTCAGAACAGCTTCGCAAAGAATTGTTCGAAACGGCCAGTCAGCAGAAACGCAAAGACTATATCAAACGATTGAAAATCGTAGAGTCATTGCGTGACAGCGATAACCGCCCTGAGTGGATGGTGCTGGAAGTCATTCCAGTGATTCCACCCGATCTGCGACCACTGGTTCTACTCGATTCCGGTAATTTCGCAACCAGCGACTTGAATGACCTCTATCGCCGAATCATCAACCGAAATAACCGCTTGAAAAAACTGGTTGATTTGAACGCACCTGAAGTGATTGTGCGTAACGAAAAGCGAATGCTGCAGCAGTCGGTCGATGCTTTGTTCGATAATAATCGTTGTAAGCGTCCTGTGCTGGGTTCTTCTAACCGGCCTTTGAAATCATTAACGGATATGATTAAAGGGAAGCAAGGGCGTTTCCGTGAGAACCTGCTCGGTAAACGTGTCGATTATTCTGCACGAAGTGTGATCGTGGTTGGTCCAGAATTGAAACTGCATCAGTGTGGTTTACCCAAGAAGATTGCATTGGAACTGTTTCAGCCTTTTATTATTCGTCGTCTGAAGGACAGCGGCCATGCTGATACGATCAAGTCAGCAAAACGGATGCTGGAACGCAAAGACGAAGATGTGTGGGATATTCTCGATGAAGTGATTCAGAATCACCCAGTGCTTCTGAACCGGGCACCAACTCTGCACCGGATGGGGATTCAGGCGTTTGAGCCAACTCTCGTGGAAGGAAACGCCATTCGCGTCCATCCGCTGGTTTGTGGTGGATTTAATGCCGACTTCGACGGTGACCAGATGGCGGTCCACTTGCCACTCTCGATTGAAGCGCAGGTTGAAGCCACCACATTGATGTTGGCAACAAATAATATTTTCAGTCCTTCTGATGGTGCACCGATTATTCGTCCTTCTCAGGACATCGTGATGGGTTGCTACTATCTGACCCTGAAAAAAACAGAGCGAATGGGAGAAGGCATGGTCTTCTCCGGCGTGGATGAAGTTCACGCTGCATTCCAGCAACGCAAGCTGGATCGTCATGCCATCGTGAAAGTGCGGATGCCTTCCGATAAGCGGATCAAAGGGGATGGCGCTGACGATTTCAAGATGGGAGGGCTGATTGAAACGACCGTAGGACGCGTTATTTTCAATGACATTCTTCCGAAGAAAATGGCCTTTTATAACCTGACCATGAAGGGCCGCGATCTTTCAAACGTGATTTCGGACTGTTATCTGGAGCTCGGTCGTCGTGAAACGATTAACCTGCTCGATAAGATGAAAGAAACCGGTTTCCGTGAATCAACGGCCAGTGGTCTTTCTTTCGCAACCAGCGATTTGAAGACGGCTCCGAATAAAGCCAAGGTAATTGGTGACTCAGAGAAAACGGTTCTCCAGAAAACCAAGCTTTATGAGCGTGGTCTGATTACATCTGAAGAGCGTTATAACGAAGTTCTTGACACCTGGACCAAAGCGCGTGAGTTGATTACGACGTCCATGATGCATGAGCTGGAAAACGACTATCGTGATGAAGGTAAGTATGTGAACCCGATTTATCTGATGTCGAATTCTGGTGCTCGTGGTGGTATCGAACAGATGCGTCAGCTTGGTGGTATGCGTGGTCTGATGGCCAAGCCGAGTGGGGAAATTATTGAAACTCCCATTAAGGCGAACTTCCGTGAGGGGTTGACCGTGCTGGAGTATTTCAGCTCGACTCACGGTGCCCGTAAAGGATTGGCCGATACTGCTCTGAAAACGGCAGACAGTGGTTACCTGACACGTAAGCTGGCGGATATCTGTCAGAACGTCGTTGTTACGGAACACGACTGTGGTACTGCTCAGGGTATGACACGCGGTGTTGTTTATCGTGGCGAAAAAGTAGAAATGAGTTTGACCGATGCGATTCGTGGTCGTGTCAGCCGAACCAATATTGTCGATCCGATTACCGACGAAGTCATCGTACGCGAGAACGAGCTGATTACCGTAGAAATTGCTCGTCGTATCGAAGCGATGGGGCTGGAGAAAATTCAGGTTCGTAGCCCAATGACTTGCGAATCATCTCTGGGTATCTGCCGCCTGTGTTACGGGATGGACCTGTCAACTGGTTCACTTGTTGAGGAAGGTTTGGCTGTCGGGATTATCGCCGCACAAAGTGTGGGTGAGCCTGGTACTCAGTTGACCATGCGTACGTTTCACATTGGGGGAACTGCTTCCCATGAAGTGGAAGAGCACGAAATTAAAACCCGTCGTGCAGGTAAAGCGACATTCGCACGAATTCGTTCTGTTGTGAACAACGAAGGTTTCAGCGTTGTTTTGACGCGAAATGGTGAAGTTGTGATCAACGACCCGAAAGGGCGTGAGTTGGAGCGTTATACGATTCCCAACGGTGCGACTTTGATGGTGAATGAGGGAGACGAACTGGAAGAAGGTCAAGTGATCTGCCAGTGGGACCCTCACTCAATTTCCATCCTTGCCGAAGTCGGTGGTCGTGTTCGATTTGAAGAGTGTGTGGAAGGCAAAACCATCCGCACCGACAAAGACCCCAGTGGTCACATTCGACGTTCGATTATTGAGCATAAGGGTGAATTGCATCCTCAAATTATTATTGAAGATGGTACCGGCAAAATTCTTGACTTCTATTATCTTCCTGAAAAGGCAAGTATCGAAGTCGAAGAAGGCCAGCAGATTACAGCGGGAACCGTTGTTGCCAAGAACCCTCGTGAATCTTCGGGGACACAGGATATTACCGGTGGTTTGCCTCGTGTGACAGAGTTGTTCGAAGCAAGACGTCCGAAAGATCCTTCCGTTCTGGCAGAGATCGATGGCGAAGTCGAGTTCGTTCCTGAAAAGAAACGTGGAAAACGAATCGTTATCGTTCGCGGAGAAGATGGAACCGAAGTCGAGCACGTCATTCCACACGGTAAGCACCTGCTGGTTCACGCCGGCGACCTGGTTAAGGCCGGTGATGCTCTCGTGCGTGGCCCGCTGGTACCACACGACATTTTACGTGTGAGTGGTACCGAGGCAGTTCAACAGTATCTGCTGCATGAAATTCAGAGCGTTTACCGAGCTCAGCGTGTGACGATTGATGATAAGCACCTGGAAATCATTATTTCCCGGATGTTGAGCAAAGTGATGGTCGAAGATGTGGGTGATACAAATCTGCTGCCAGGTATCGTGCTCGATAAGTTGACCTTCCAGAAGATCAACGAAGAGACCATTGCCTGTGTGAAGGTGGTTGATTCTGGTGATACTGACTTCCAGCCAGGCGACCTCGTTCCATTGGGGACAATTGAAGAAGTAAATGCCCAGGTGGAACTTGCCGGACAGGCCCCTGCCAGCTTTACCAAGCCAAAGCCGGCTTCGGCCAGTTCGCAGCTGTTGGGTATTACCAAGGCGTCCGTGCAGAGTGAAAGTTTTATCTCTGCAGCCAGTTTCCAGGAAACGACCAAAGTGTTGACCGAAGCCGCACTTGCCGGTCGCGTCGATTATCTGGTCGGGCTGAAAGAAAATGTGATTCTCGGTCACCTGGTTCCCGCGGGAACTGGATTCTATCAGCACCAGACAGCAGAAGTTCGCATTCGTCCTGAAGCTTTAGAAGAGCTAAAGGCCGAAAAGGAACGTATTCTGGCAGCTCGAATGAGTCTATTAAATGAAGTTCAACCTGATAAACCCGTTCCATTAGGCGGAGGTCAGGAAGCTGAGGAATATGGTCAGGGGGGAGCAGATTCCTCGATGGAAAACGCTCCACCAAGCCCAAATCCCTTTGATGAGTAA
- the nusG gene encoding transcription termination/antitermination protein NusG, translating into MSNDSGSELASENPEGSEKRLWYVLKVQSNREKSIREALLRGIKRDGLEEFFGEIIIPTEKVVETKGGKKRVFERKLYPGYLMIQVELNDDSWYLVRSTNGVGDFTGAAGKPIPMQEHEIARMLGREETKEETPVKIKLDFQTGDVVKIKDGTFEGFEGTIDNIDEASGKVTVLIEIFSRPTPTELEYWQIEKV; encoded by the coding sequence ATGAGTAATGATTCGGGTTCTGAACTTGCCTCTGAAAATCCAGAGGGCTCTGAAAAACGCCTTTGGTATGTGTTGAAAGTGCAGAGTAACCGGGAGAAATCAATTCGGGAAGCTTTGCTGAGAGGAATTAAGAGAGACGGTCTGGAAGAATTTTTCGGTGAAATTATTATCCCGACTGAGAAGGTTGTTGAGACAAAGGGTGGTAAGAAACGGGTTTTTGAGCGAAAGCTTTATCCCGGCTATCTCATGATTCAGGTCGAACTGAATGATGACAGCTGGTACCTGGTTCGATCCACGAATGGAGTAGGAGATTTCACCGGGGCGGCAGGTAAGCCGATTCCCATGCAGGAGCATGAAATTGCTCGCATGCTGGGCCGGGAAGAGACCAAGGAAGAAACTCCTGTTAAGATTAAGTTAGATTTTCAGACCGGCGATGTTGTCAAAATTAAAGATGGTACTTTTGAGGGATTTGAGGGTACGATCGACAACATTGATGAAGCCAGTGGTAAGGTGACTGTTCTGATTGAGATTTTCAGTCGACCCACTCCGACGGAGTTAGAGTACTGGCAGATTGAAAAGGTCTAG